CGGCGATCACCGTCTCGCCATGCTGGTTGTCGATCCAGACGTCGTAGCCGTCCCCCTCGGCGCGGCGCTGGCCGCCCGCGGTCACCACGTCGTCCTCGCGCACCGGGCGCAGGAAGCGGATGTCGAGCGTCGCGTCGGACACCGCCGCCTCGCCCAGGCTGCGGCGGACCGACTGCCAGAGCAGGTTCACCGACAGCAGGCCGTGGGCGATGATGCCCTTCATCGGCGTCGCCGCCGCGAAATCGGGATCGACGTGGATCGGGTTGAAGTCGTCGGTCAGCTCGGCGTAGAGCCGGATCGCCGCGCGGTCGATCCGCTTGGTGACCGGGGTCAGGCGGTCGATGGGGGTCGTCCCGTCCGCCATGGTCAGGCCGCCCACAGGATGGTCATGCGGCCGCGGAAGCAGGGGGTGCCGTCCTCCCCCACCGTCTCGGTGTCGAAATGGACCCAGCGGCGGTCGCGCTTCAGCTCCTTTCCGGCGCAGGCGATGCGGGTGGTCAGCCGCTCCCCGACCACCGGGCGGCGCAGCATCTCGTAACGCTGGGAGCCGTGGATGTTGCCCGGCGGGCGCGGCACGACGAGGCTGGAATAGGCCCTCATGCTGGCCACCGCGATCATCCCGGCGGGCATCCGCCCGTCCGGAGGGTCGTCGGGGTAGAGGCTGGTCCAGCGCTCCATCAGGGCGTCGGACAGGTGCAGCTCCTGGGCGCCGAAGGCGGCGCCCTCCCGGAGCGTGTCGAACAGATGCATGGATGGTCCCTCCCGAAGGGTTGGGTTCACTCCACCAGGGGCCGGACCTGCGGCAGCGCGCCGCCGCCGGCCAGCGGCTCGAACAGGACGCGGACGCGCAGGCCGATGCGGGCGTCCGACGGCGGGCAGCCGCGCAGATTGACCATCAGGCGGAAGCCCTCGTCGAAATCGACCAGCGCCAGCGCGTAGGGCACGTCCGCCTTGAAGGCCGGGGTCGGCGCCCGGTGGACGATGGTGAAGCTGTGGATGGTGCCGAGCCCGTTGGACCGCTCGGCCACCGGCCCATCGGCCCGGCAGGCGGTGCAGAAGGGCCGCGGCGGGAACTGCACATGCCCGCAGGCGGCGCAGCGCTGATAGGTCAGCACCCCCTCCGCGCAGGCGTCCCAGAAGGCGCGGGTGTCGGCGGTGATCAGCGGGGCGGGTTTGAGATCGGTCGCGGTCATCGTCAGGCCCTCCCCAGGATCAGCGAGCAGTGGGCCGACAGGATGCCGCCGTCGCCGTGGACGAAGGCGGTCTCCGCCCCGGCCACCTGCCGGGCTTCGGCCTCGCCGCGCAATTGCCGCACCGCCTCGACGATGTGGAACATGCCGCCCGCCGCCCCCGAATGACCGTAGGACAGCAACCCGCCGTGGGTGTTGCAGGGCAGGACGCCGTCCAGTTCCAGCGCGCCGTCGAGGATCGCCGGACCGGCCTCCCCCTTCGGGAAGAAGCCGATGGATTCCAGCTCGGCCAGCAGGGTGATGGTGAAGCTGTCGTAGATCTCGGCCACGTCGATGTCCGCCGGGGTCAGCCCGGCCATGGCGAAGGCCTGGGCCGCCGATTGCCGGCAGCCGAAATCGGTCAGCGAGGGCATGGCGAAAGCGTGCTCGTGCGTGTTCATCTGGCCGTGGCCGAGGATCGACACCGCGCGGTCGCTGCGGTCGGCCGCCGCGTCGGCGGCGCTGATCACCAGGGCGGCCCCGCCGTCCGAGACGAGGCAGCAGTCGAACAGCCGCAGCGGGTCGGCGATCATGCGGGCGGACAGCGCCTGCTCCATGGTCAGCGGGTCGCGGGCCTGGGCGTTGGGGTGGCGGCGCGCGTGGCCGCGCTGGGTGACGGAGATGGCGGCGAGATGCTCCGCCGTGACGCCGCGCTCGAACATGCAGCGCCGGGCGACCAGCGCGTAGGCCGCGGGGATCGACATGCCGTAGGGGCGCTCGAACTGCGGGTGCCCGACCTCGGCCAGCGCGGCGACGGCGCCGCTGCGCCCCAGGCCGGTCAGGCGGTTGTCGGCGCAGACCGCCAACACGTTGCGGCAGATCCCCGCCCGCACCAGCGCCGCCGCCTGCATCACCAGCGCGCAGGCGGTCGCCCCGCCGGCCTGGACGGCGGCGCTGTAGGAGGGCGCCATGCCGAAATACTCGTTGAAGACCGACGACAGCATCAGATGCGGCTCGGCCAGCGAATAGGCGCAGAGCACGCCGTCCACCTCGTCCGTCCGCAGGCCGGCGTCGGCCAGGGCGGCGGACGCCGCTTCGGCGTGGAGCGCCATGCAGCCGCTGCCCTCCAGCCGTCCGACGGCGGTGTCGGCGGCGCCGGAGATCACTGGGGTCATCGCGTGGTCTCCCGTGGGGAAAGGGGAGCGGCGGCCCGGCCCGGCCCAGCGAGCAGCCGTCCGAGGCGCCGCGTCGTGTCGCGCAGGTCGGCGGCCATGGCCGCGGCCCGCTCGTCGGAGAACTGCGCGGTCAGCCCGACCGCCGACAGCGCCAGGAAGGGCCGGCCCTCGGCGTCGAGGATCGGGCTGGACACCGTCGTCACGCCGCGCGTGAAGCCGTCGCGGTCCACCGCGTAGCCGGCGGCCCGCGCCTCCTCCACCTCGGCCAGGAATTGCTCGAAGGGCGACGGGTTGTCCTGGCGGATGGCGGCGTACTGGCGGCGCATCTCCTCCACCAGCAGGCCGGCGTGCGCCGCCATGCAGCGCCCCAGCGCCCCGACCAGCAGCGGCAACCGGTGGCCGATCCGCATGTGGATCTGGATGGCCGAGCTGGACACCGCCTGATCCACCAGCATGACGCGGTGGTCGCTGACCCGCAGCCACGCCGTCATCGGCGTCTGCCACGCGGCGGCCAGCCGTTCCAGCTCCGGATGGAGCAAACGGGTGTAGCCGACCTGATCGAGCGCGCTGCCCGCCAGCTCCAGCAGCCCGGCGCCCAGCCGGTAGGCCTTGCCGACCTCCTCGAACTGGACCACCCGCTCGGCGGCCAGGGTCTTCAGGATGTTGAAGCAGGTGCTCGGGTTGAGGCCGAGCGCGCGGGCGACCTGCGCGCTCGACACCGCCCCGTCCTGCGCCGCCAGATGACGCAGGATCGCGAAGGCGCTGACCACCGCGCCGACCGGCTTGCCGGCGTTGAAGGTCGTCGAAAGGGTGAAGGACTCCCGGTCCTGGTCGTCGGTGAGCATGGCGCGCTCTCCGTTCTCTATTGAGAATTCTATTTTCTATGAAGATTATGGGTGCGCAAATATTGTTGGTCAAACGAATTGTCTGACCTTTGCATTGTTTGGAATGCATACCCCCATAGTCATTTTGCACGGCTTCTCCCCTCCACATCCCGAACGCAAAACGGCCCCGCCGGGAGGGGCGGGGCCGTTCGGGCCGCAGAGTGGTGCCGCAGAGTGGTGCCGCAGAGTGAGGGCGCGTGCCGGTCACCAGGCCAGTTCGAGAATTGCCCGGACGTCGTCCTCCCCGGTGATCGGCCGCGGGTTGCTGCGGACCATCATGTTCTGCATGGCCCCGGCGGCGATGGCGGCGAAATGGTCGCGCGTCACGCCGACCGCCCGCAGGCTGTCGGGCTGCCCCAGGGCGCGCACCAGATCGGCGACCGCCGCCGCCGCGTCGCCGTCCTCCCGCCCCAGCGCCCGCGCCACCAGCCGTTGG
The sequence above is drawn from the Azospirillum sp. TSH58 genome and encodes:
- a CDS encoding MaoC family dehydratase, with product MADGTTPIDRLTPVTKRIDRAAIRLYAELTDDFNPIHVDPDFAAATPMKGIIAHGLLSVNLLWQSVRRSLGEAAVSDATLDIRFLRPVREDDVVTAGGQRRAEGDGYDVWIDNQHGETVIAGRILHGAGRAPS
- a CDS encoding MaoC family dehydratase → MHLFDTLREGAAFGAQELHLSDALMERWTSLYPDDPPDGRMPAGMIAVASMRAYSSLVVPRPPGNIHGSQRYEMLRRPVVGERLTTRIACAGKELKRDRRWVHFDTETVGEDGTPCFRGRMTILWAA
- a CDS encoding Zn-ribbon domain-containing OB-fold protein: MTATDLKPAPLITADTRAFWDACAEGVLTYQRCAACGHVQFPPRPFCTACRADGPVAERSNGLGTIHSFTIVHRAPTPAFKADVPYALALVDFDEGFRLMVNLRGCPPSDARIGLRVRVLFEPLAGGGALPQVRPLVE
- a CDS encoding thiolase family protein, whose amino-acid sequence is MTPVISGAADTAVGRLEGSGCMALHAEAASAALADAGLRTDEVDGVLCAYSLAEPHLMLSSVFNEYFGMAPSYSAAVQAGGATACALVMQAAALVRAGICRNVLAVCADNRLTGLGRSGAVAALAEVGHPQFERPYGMSIPAAYALVARRCMFERGVTAEHLAAISVTQRGHARRHPNAQARDPLTMEQALSARMIADPLRLFDCCLVSDGGAALVISAADAAADRSDRAVSILGHGQMNTHEHAFAMPSLTDFGCRQSAAQAFAMAGLTPADIDVAEIYDSFTITLLAELESIGFFPKGEAGPAILDGALELDGVLPCNTHGGLLSYGHSGAAGGMFHIVEAVRQLRGEAEARQVAGAETAFVHGDGGILSAHCSLILGRA
- a CDS encoding IclR family transcriptional regulator encodes the protein MLTDDQDRESFTLSTTFNAGKPVGAVVSAFAILRHLAAQDGAVSSAQVARALGLNPSTCFNILKTLAAERVVQFEEVGKAYRLGAGLLELAGSALDQVGYTRLLHPELERLAAAWQTPMTAWLRVSDHRVMLVDQAVSSSAIQIHMRIGHRLPLLVGALGRCMAAHAGLLVEEMRRQYAAIRQDNPSPFEQFLAEVEEARAAGYAVDRDGFTRGVTTVSSPILDAEGRPFLALSAVGLTAQFSDERAAAMAADLRDTTRRLGRLLAGPGRAAAPLSPRETTR